The following DNA comes from Synergistaceae bacterium.
TCCGACGTTGTCCGCTATGACTGCCGGGTTGCGCGGGTCGTCCTCGGGAATTCCGGCCTCGACCTTGCCGACGAGGTCGGCCCCGATGTCCGCTGCCTTGGTGTAGATTCCTCCTCCGACTCGGGCGAACAGAGCGATGGTGCTGGCACCCATTCCGAAGCCGGTGATGAGGTTGGGATCACGGAAGATCGCGTAGCAGACGACGATGCCAAGGACGCCGATGCCCACCACGGACATGCCCATCACGCTTCCGCCCCTGAAGGCGGTCACGAGGGCCTCGTTCATCCCTCGGGTCGCGGCCAGCGCTGTCTTTCCGTTGGTGCGCGTGGCCACCACCATGCCTGCATAGCCAGCCGCCGCGCTGCACAGACCGCCGACGATGAAGGAGAAGCCCGCGGCCACTCCGATGAAGTAGATCAGCAGAGCGCCGATGCCCACGAGAAATGGCAGCAGCCACCTGTACTCCCTGTACAAAAATGCCATGGCGCCCCTGTGGATGATCTCGGAGAGCTCCATGACCCGCGAGGTCTTCTCGGCCATATCCGAGCCGGGCTCCTCGTCCGTCTGAACCTCCGGCATCACGAACCACGCGTGTCCGAAGAAGGTCCTCCCACTATACGTCAGGTATGCGTAGCCCAACGCCATGACACCGGTGGCCGCGACGAACAGCGTAAACAAAATAAGCAGCATTTCTCAGACTCCTCCCGTAGATGATAAGTGAAAAAACACGCCACCCGGCCCCGAAAACCATCGAGGGCGGACGGCGAACCGCGCTCGCTTCATTATAGTAACCAATAGTATAAAAAACAAGGCTGGATTGCCGAAGATACAATCCATATAAAGCCTGAAGGCCGCAATACCTGTGCGACCATTCGTCAGGGGAAGAAGAGATTCCTCCACATGGTTCTGTAGTTCTCAAGCAGGAAGACGAAAAGAGTGACCACCAGCGGGCCCATGAAAAGTCCAAGTATCCCCCACGCCGCGACCCCGCCTATCACTCCCACGAAGACTATCAGCAGGTGTACCTTCGCCTCTCCCGATATGAACATGGGGCGCATCAGAGTGTCCACCATGCTGACCACCAGGATCCCCCACGCGATCAGCACGGCGGCGTTCAAGGCCTCGGACGTGTAGAAAAGGTAGATCGCCCCCGGGACCCATACAAGCGCCGTCCCCAGCAGCGGGACCATAGCGAACAGGGCCATCAGGGCACCGAAGAAGGCCGGGTTCGGCAGCCCCACTATCAGCCACCCGACCGCCCCCGCCACCCCCTGAGCCAAGGCCGTTGCTATGACCCCGTAGACCACCGCCTGTAGCACCTCCTGGGCTCGCCTGAAGAATGCCTTGCTCTCCTTGTGAGGCATCGGCATTATATCCGTGAGATATTCAATTATCAGGTGTCCATCGCGTATCAGGAAGAAACTGAAGACGATTATCAACGCCAGGTAGTAGAGGAACGTCAGAGTGCTGCCCAGCACCTGCCTCGACGCCGCCACGGCGGTTGAGGCCGCGAACTCGGCAGCCTGACGCA
Coding sequences within:
- a CDS encoding AI-2E family transporter translates to MKKKTARQAGEPATMSRGWFFAFLLILVALAYLSYLVSAPLIKPLSWAILFSFMVYPVFRGLRDRYFPRSASGNWAATLATGVVVLLLVVPTMFAGFVAAREGVRFYETVADVVAEMGESGEGALATLLPECTVEKIQVWMERYPILRTGLRQAAEFAASTAVAASRQVLGSTLTFLYYLALIIVFSFFLIRDGHLIIEYLTDIMPMPHKESKAFFRRAQEVLQAVVYGVIATALAQGVAGAVGWLIVGLPNPAFFGALMALFAMVPLLGTALVWVPGAIYLFYTSEALNAAVLIAWGILVVSMVDTLMRPMFISGEAKVHLLIVFVGVIGGVAAWGILGLFMGPLVVTLFVFLLENYRTMWRNLFFP